Proteins encoded together in one Leptospira semungkisensis window:
- a CDS encoding DUF1016 N-terminal domain-containing protein, whose product MDKKDLTQLSNKIIKLYEKLGKDTALGKNSYILQANRELGKLLNQVEKGLNPVERTKGSWIKVLSIQLKKKLKRGFSERMLFYAKRFYEVYGESKLNQDLNWSYYRILSGIEDAKLRKTLETETIQNNWTLEELVLRLRESGELYQGRTPRWDRPTGKLNHYKIVKTTSGQLSLDLGFYCYLSLGNKTKFKENTLVEASEKNSKTVFTKIDSEKASLYIYSGEVERVVDGDTIIIQLNLGFNLTSRQRIRLHKVWAAELGTKEGESLFHLLEKKLPKGRSVIVKSKGKDIYGRYVGDVLYSPNKADDLGTIMKFGIFLNQELGSSVEEEE is encoded by the coding sequence ATGGACAAGAAGGATCTAACTCAACTTTCGAATAAGATTATAAAGCTCTACGAGAAGCTGGGAAAAGACACAGCGCTTGGAAAGAATTCATATATATTACAAGCTAATCGAGAACTTGGAAAGCTACTCAACCAAGTAGAGAAAGGCTTAAATCCAGTTGAGAGAACTAAAGGTAGCTGGATAAAAGTTCTCTCAATCCAACTCAAGAAGAAACTCAAACGTGGCTTCTCAGAACGAATGCTTTTCTATGCTAAGAGATTCTACGAAGTATATGGAGAATCCAAACTAAACCAGGACCTAAATTGGAGCTATTACCGAATACTTTCTGGAATAGAAGATGCTAAACTCCGCAAAACATTAGAAACAGAAACAATCCAAAACAATTGGACTTTAGAAGAACTAGTTCTTCGACTAAGGGAATCGGGAGAACTGTATCAAGGTAGAACGCCTAGATGGGATCGCCCAACAGGGAAGTTAAATCATTACAAGATCGTGAAAACAACCTCTGGACAACTGAGTCTTGACTTAGGGTTCTATTGCTATTTGAGTTTAGGAAACAAAACTAAATTTAAAGAGAATACTTTAGTGGAAGCTTCTGAGAAGAACAGCAAAACCGTCTTTACCAAGATAGATTCCGAGAAAGCCAGCCTGTATATCTATTCCGGTGAAGTAGAGAGAGTTGTAGATGGAGATACTATCATCATACAACTGAACCTTGGTTTTAATCTAACCTCGAGACAGAGAATCCGACTACATAAAGTATGGGCAGCAGAGCTTGGTACGAAAGAAGGGGAGAGCTTGTTCCATTTGTTAGAAAAGAAACTTCCGAAAGGTAGGAGTGTAATAGTGAAGAGCAAAGGTAAAGATATCTACGGTAGATACGTAGGGGATGTTCTTTATTCTCCGAACAAGGCAGATGATCTTGGGACAATTATGAAGTTTGGTATCTTTCTAAACCAGGAACTTGGAAGTTCAGTCGAGGAAGAGGAATGA
- a CDS encoding NADase-type glycan-binding domain-containing protein: MNIFKVLIIYSLGVVAFPAFSQVEQSVDCFSQESNTPLRNLSKQDAPKISGSFYTAGHGKPAFGLTWASSYWPDRPGFNVNKTAPAKSGPKYDEWAEDTCRFNAYKAQDLLSGTMWCAGGSGKGIGEVLMGYIDLKKDHFYILPGVQDRREKFEAYSRPSEIIIHYLLPTKIGISQNGAAILSSAYYFSSQSIKLSSEPGYQEIKIDRYKELLRDADKDKSSKFGQNFALVAIEIVSVIEGKKVKDHACIAEIGNLEPEGSYKSFVMKE, translated from the coding sequence ATGAATATATTTAAAGTGCTTATAATATATAGCTTAGGCGTTGTTGCGTTTCCTGCTTTTTCTCAGGTTGAGCAGTCAGTAGATTGTTTTTCTCAGGAGAGCAACACTCCCTTACGAAACCTTAGTAAGCAAGATGCTCCAAAGATTTCAGGTAGTTTTTACACAGCAGGTCATGGTAAACCAGCATTTGGATTAACTTGGGCGAGTTCATATTGGCCTGATCGTCCCGGGTTTAACGTGAATAAGACCGCTCCTGCAAAGAGTGGGCCAAAATACGATGAATGGGCTGAAGATACTTGTCGTTTTAACGCTTATAAAGCCCAAGATTTGTTGTCGGGGACAATGTGGTGTGCGGGTGGGTCTGGCAAAGGTATAGGTGAAGTTCTAATGGGCTATATTGATCTTAAGAAGGATCATTTTTACATTTTGCCCGGCGTTCAAGATCGAAGGGAGAAATTTGAAGCATATTCGCGCCCCTCAGAGATTATTATTCATTACTTACTACCGACGAAAATCGGAATCTCGCAGAATGGTGCCGCAATTTTAAGCTCGGCTTATTATTTTAGCAGTCAATCAATAAAGCTTAGTTCTGAGCCTGGTTATCAGGAGATTAAAATAGATAGATATAAGGAGCTATTGAGAGATGCAGATAAGGATAAGTCATCGAAGTTTGGACAAAATTTTGCATTAGTTGCGATTGAAATTGTATCTGTGATTGAAGGAAAAAAAGTAAAGGACCATGCCTGCATTGCTGAGATTGGTAATTTGGAGCCAGAGGGATCTTATAAAAGCTTTGTAATGAAGGAATGA
- a CDS encoding phosphoglycerate kinase — protein sequence MQLPRLENEDLQGKRVFLRVDFNVPLENGKVTDKTRIEKTLPTIELLIKKGARLVIASHLGRPKGKPDPLYSMQPVFDVFKEMVKTQVSFSKDVIGENAVKLSKSLKDGEILLLENLRFHKEEEENDPGFSKSLAALADVYVNDAFGAAHRAHSSTEGIAHLLPSFAGLLMYKEITELSGLLSRPAKPFVAIIGGSKVSSKISVIKNLIEKVDHILIGGGMAYTFLKSRAIPVGNSLVEKDFEVEAFQLIEKAGVAGVDFQLPVDHVIADKFDANAKTKTVDKMGILDGWMGMDIGPKTISNYEKVIKNAATIVWNGPMGVFEFDKFAPGTMAIAKAVAKSKAKTVVGGGDSIAAINKAKVEDKITHVSTGGGASLEFLEGKKLPGVVALLKSEER from the coding sequence ATGCAATTACCTAGACTCGAAAACGAGGACCTCCAAGGAAAACGAGTTTTTCTACGAGTCGACTTTAACGTTCCACTAGAGAATGGAAAGGTCACGGACAAGACCAGAATTGAAAAGACTCTTCCTACCATCGAATTACTGATCAAGAAGGGAGCCCGTTTGGTGATCGCAAGCCATTTGGGCCGTCCGAAAGGAAAACCTGATCCTCTGTATTCCATGCAACCGGTATTCGATGTGTTCAAAGAGATGGTCAAGACCCAAGTCTCCTTCTCCAAAGACGTAATCGGTGAAAACGCCGTAAAACTTTCCAAGTCACTAAAAGACGGAGAAATCCTTCTCTTGGAAAATTTACGTTTTCATAAAGAAGAAGAAGAGAATGATCCAGGTTTTTCCAAGAGCCTCGCAGCCCTCGCAGATGTGTATGTAAACGACGCATTTGGAGCGGCTCATAGGGCTCATTCTTCCACCGAAGGGATTGCCCATCTTCTTCCTTCTTTTGCGGGTCTATTGATGTATAAGGAGATCACTGAATTATCGGGTCTTCTTTCTCGCCCTGCGAAACCTTTCGTAGCGATCATCGGAGGCTCCAAGGTTTCTTCTAAGATCAGTGTGATCAAAAACCTTATCGAGAAGGTGGATCATATTTTGATCGGCGGAGGAATGGCCTATACATTCTTAAAATCCAGAGCGATTCCCGTAGGAAATTCCTTGGTTGAGAAAGACTTCGAAGTAGAAGCTTTTCAGCTCATAGAAAAAGCGGGAGTGGCCGGAGTGGATTTCCAACTGCCAGTGGATCATGTCATCGCAGACAAATTCGATGCGAATGCCAAGACCAAGACGGTAGACAAGATGGGAATCTTGGACGGCTGGATGGGAATGGATATCGGTCCTAAGACCATTTCAAATTACGAAAAAGTAATTAAGAATGCGGCTACCATCGTTTGGAACGGTCCTATGGGAGTTTTCGAGTTCGATAAATTCGCACCAGGCACCATGGCAATTGCAAAGGCAGTCGCTAAGTCCAAGGCAAAGACTGTCGTTGGTGGAGGAGATTCCATCGCGGCGATCAACAAAGCCAAGGTAGAAGATAAGATCACACACGTTTCTACTGGAGGAGGAGCCTCCCTGGAATTCTTGGAAGGCAAAAAACTTCCTGGAGTTGTGGCTCTTCTAAAATCCGAAGAAAGATAA
- the lenA gene encoding endostatin-like outer membrane lipoprotein LenA, with the protein MPHRQIQRLQPLQQLLPQANLSLNFSVHKHVKTVFRAVLTLLIFFSFPIFSQDKEAAKTQSSSTQILNQRILKAYESLGVARELLKFERMEALPIGTLVTWVGTFPNRKGVKITKFSVTQSSTPGGIEKAEEKSILLEFNGSTLSKVISEIKTANYSAEDTILIRMTDNTPLDNNVDDLLIYADRNGKEAEYPLNYLPDEGVNRDRSEFKKEFYLKLIEDFFVHVLRLQEMQAQHSSKNQKKLLQSYKESLEY; encoded by the coding sequence ATGCCCCACCGGCAAATACAGCGCCTGCAGCCGCTCCAGCAACTTCTCCCGCAGGCCAACCTAAGCCTTAATTTTTCTGTTCACAAGCACGTTAAGACAGTCTTTCGGGCTGTCTTAACTCTTCTCATCTTCTTTTCCTTTCCAATCTTCTCCCAAGACAAAGAAGCTGCAAAGACGCAAAGCTCTTCTACCCAAATACTGAACCAAAGGATCTTAAAGGCCTATGAGAGCCTGGGCGTAGCCAGAGAGCTTTTGAAATTCGAAAGAATGGAGGCCCTTCCCATCGGAACTCTTGTAACCTGGGTGGGAACATTTCCGAATCGAAAGGGAGTCAAGATCACTAAGTTTTCCGTGACCCAATCTTCCACTCCGGGGGGAATAGAGAAGGCGGAGGAGAAGTCCATTCTTCTGGAATTCAACGGATCCACTCTGTCTAAGGTGATCTCTGAGATTAAGACCGCCAATTATTCTGCAGAAGATACCATACTCATCCGAATGACCGACAATACTCCTCTCGACAATAACGTGGACGACCTTTTGATCTATGCGGATCGGAATGGAAAGGAGGCAGAATATCCTCTCAACTATCTCCCAGATGAGGGAGTGAATCGGGACAGATCCGAATTTAAGAAGGAATTTTACTTAAAACTAATTGAGGATTTTTTCGTTCATGTTCTCAGGCTCCAAGAAATGCAGGCCCAACATTCCTCCAAAAACCAAAAAAAATTACTGCAAAGTTATAAAGAATCCCTAGAATATTGA
- a CDS encoding LIC_12097 family sensor histidine kinase, protein MSSLMENLHERAEELQAILDGITEPLVLIDPGFRVRRVNRATLEFSEEPEFPSVLGRKCYEVLYNRTAICPYCPMKDHHENEADFDAQFEGKGEIGREIFHVANDQKETLYLDFFPIRKDGSVVSVVEKISNITRLKEKEEENLRIRNLASLGIFISGVAHELNNPLTGMSLTLQNLMNNLSSMDPEFFKKRLEMIKEDLTRAAMIVLDVISFAKPDKLVTTTADIHETIMKAKDSVTWVYPVLSKNTEWEILSEPGMTFQFNPVKMERLFINLFKNSLQAYDYGEGKIRVEVRRTRNMMHIIVEDTAGGIPEDMLDKIFSPFFSKNKSGVGTGLGLSICHSIVREHSGELTVRSFDRKTRFKISLPLVQPKGA, encoded by the coding sequence ATGTCATCCCTAATGGAAAACCTCCACGAGAGAGCGGAGGAACTCCAGGCCATTCTCGACGGTATTACGGAGCCCCTGGTTTTGATCGACCCGGGCTTCCGGGTCCGACGTGTCAATCGAGCCACTTTGGAGTTCTCTGAGGAACCTGAATTTCCTTCCGTTCTTGGGAGAAAATGCTACGAGGTCTTATACAACCGGACCGCTATCTGTCCATACTGTCCAATGAAGGACCACCATGAAAATGAGGCGGACTTCGACGCGCAGTTCGAAGGAAAGGGAGAGATCGGAAGAGAGATCTTTCACGTAGCAAACGATCAAAAGGAAACTTTATATCTTGATTTCTTTCCGATCCGAAAAGACGGAAGCGTGGTTTCCGTAGTGGAAAAGATCAGCAATATTACTAGGCTTAAGGAAAAAGAAGAAGAGAACCTTCGCATTCGTAACCTTGCTTCCCTCGGGATTTTCATCTCGGGAGTCGCTCACGAATTGAACAATCCACTGACAGGGATGAGCCTTACCCTGCAAAACCTAATGAACAATCTATCCAGTATGGATCCTGAATTCTTCAAGAAACGATTGGAGATGATCAAAGAAGATCTAACCCGAGCGGCCATGATCGTTCTAGACGTGATCAGTTTTGCTAAGCCTGATAAACTAGTCACTACCACTGCAGACATTCATGAAACTATAATGAAAGCAAAAGACTCCGTAACTTGGGTGTATCCGGTTCTTTCAAAGAACACAGAATGGGAGATCCTGAGCGAACCCGGAATGACTTTCCAATTCAATCCAGTTAAAATGGAGAGATTATTCATAAATCTTTTCAAGAATTCTCTGCAGGCATACGATTACGGAGAAGGAAAGATCAGAGTAGAAGTGAGACGCACTCGTAATATGATGCATATCATTGTAGAAGATACTGCGGGCGGGATCCCGGAAGATATGTTGGATAAGATCTTCTCCCCCTTCTTCTCAAAAAACAAATCGGGAGTGGGAACTGGTCTCGGCCTTTCCATCTGTCACTCAATCGTGAGAGAGCATAGCGGAGAATTGACTGTGCGTTCCTTCGATCGCAAGACCAGATTCAAGATCTCTCTGCCTTTAGTCCAACCCAAAGGGGCCTAA
- a CDS encoding polymorphic toxin-type HINT domain-containing protein has protein sequence MSIKDGVWTVSVCFTAGTPVWTKDGLKSIETIQIGEIVRSWDEKTGSFVEKKVTEQFVHEVPQLFDLELDGEEVIHTTWNHPIWVVGKKAWVKVMDLQIGDLVLLHDGSTVPVTGVHYYNVETTKVYNIEVEDTHAYLVGEHGVVVHNYAQDVGGIVGAVRSAVEELRSGLSDKESLQHDPEYVGKVTETIKRLSAYESESRHLDTERNELQKEQNKAKLKVDLAKNNNNMFLRAIRSSEADHIPGIKEIRAALKGSNGGEGFNRDQMQAIDKFVNGGLTNDALVRSGFRQGQVGFQEGFSGNRIAQERWKGFVLESAYNVKGSGEVAGAQRAISETSARIEERSQKISANESAVSKEIARSKEEMQTYLAGSKTAIESPEGRNRHVEDPKVKDGVSVAAKEPRENDPEQDRKNDAKERTKQNVEAAGYEATKHKEEEEESNFNKSESDKQREAPEFVDHNGKVDFDKMISGLSNIKTRTFDEDHSDAIGGDTKVKSFVPDYMIDSKTGKPIKTKVVTADEMAARTVDKMSLKDFLEYAKKNPGSVKVERDDFMGDEIPARIEINHLTHEVGIASIKLTKEEKAYLHSVDDIPFTKGGGGSITSEFQKKRLLTGGADHKGTDRSGDVFVNPYDLDFKVIEKSITSGRSLYVDIDVVQKDNTTVTKQHNVGMVQGKRTDNGSYTFMKITTETNPVTKVSVIKLKEITQADLDRHNQINENDKLTFELLTEEAKQGGIHSNGNSVTSSAVINGQEYFFTAKHIYDKIDYSKYKDGKIRKGENIGPVGSTGYSTGPHGHFEIYTMKKPDTTNPFLYHYDPETGRYYLHQTYFNRRVLGKK, from the coding sequence ATGTCGATCAAAGACGGAGTGTGGACAGTGTCGGTGTGCTTCACAGCAGGAACACCGGTCTGGACGAAAGACGGCCTCAAATCCATAGAAACCATCCAGATTGGAGAGATCGTACGCTCGTGGGACGAGAAGACAGGAAGCTTCGTAGAGAAGAAAGTCACAGAGCAGTTCGTCCATGAAGTACCACAGCTATTCGATCTAGAACTAGACGGAGAAGAAGTGATCCATACGACCTGGAACCACCCGATCTGGGTAGTAGGGAAGAAAGCCTGGGTGAAGGTGATGGATCTCCAAATAGGGGATCTCGTACTACTACATGATGGCAGCACGGTCCCGGTGACAGGAGTGCACTACTACAATGTAGAGACGACGAAGGTATACAATATAGAAGTAGAGGACACACATGCGTATCTGGTGGGAGAGCATGGAGTTGTAGTGCATAATTATGCGCAAGATGTGGGTGGAATTGTTGGAGCAGTTAGATCGGCAGTAGAAGAATTAAGAAGTGGTTTATCCGATAAAGAATCACTACAACACGATCCGGAATACGTTGGCAAGGTAACGGAGACAATCAAACGCCTAAGCGCTTATGAATCTGAGAGTAGACACTTAGATACAGAGAGAAACGAGCTTCAAAAAGAGCAAAATAAGGCTAAACTGAAGGTCGATTTAGCTAAGAATAATAATAATATGTTCCTTCGTGCGATTCGTAGTTCGGAGGCAGATCATATCCCAGGAATCAAAGAGATTCGTGCTGCATTAAAAGGTTCGAATGGTGGTGAAGGTTTCAATAGGGATCAGATGCAAGCGATAGACAAGTTTGTAAACGGTGGTTTGACGAACGATGCGCTTGTAAGATCCGGTTTCCGTCAGGGTCAGGTAGGTTTTCAGGAAGGTTTTAGCGGCAATCGTATAGCCCAGGAGAGATGGAAGGGCTTTGTATTAGAGTCAGCGTATAACGTTAAGGGTTCAGGCGAAGTAGCGGGTGCACAGCGAGCAATATCTGAGACGTCGGCACGTATAGAAGAGAGAAGTCAGAAGATCTCAGCGAACGAGTCAGCGGTTTCTAAGGAGATCGCGAGATCTAAAGAAGAAATGCAGACTTATTTGGCTGGGTCTAAAACTGCGATTGAAAGTCCTGAAGGACGCAATCGCCACGTAGAAGATCCGAAGGTTAAGGATGGCGTTAGTGTAGCTGCTAAAGAACCAAGAGAGAATGATCCTGAGCAGGATAGAAAGAATGATGCTAAGGAGAGGACCAAGCAGAACGTAGAAGCAGCTGGTTATGAGGCTACTAAGCATAAAGAAGAGGAAGAGGAAAGCAATTTCAATAAGAGTGAAAGTGATAAGCAACGCGAAGCGCCAGAGTTTGTAGATCATAACGGCAAGGTTGACTTTGATAAAATGATTAGCGGGTTGTCAAATATTAAGACTCGAACATTTGATGAAGATCATTCGGACGCGATTGGAGGGGACACGAAGGTAAAGAGCTTTGTCCCTGATTATATGATTGATAGTAAGACTGGGAAACCTATTAAGACAAAAGTTGTTACTGCAGACGAAATGGCAGCAAGAACAGTCGATAAGATGAGTTTAAAGGATTTCTTGGAATATGCTAAGAAGAATCCTGGGTCTGTTAAAGTAGAACGTGATGATTTCATGGGAGACGAAATCCCAGCGAGAATCGAGATAAATCACCTGACGCACGAAGTTGGAATTGCATCCATTAAATTAACGAAAGAAGAGAAAGCATATTTGCATTCTGTGGATGATATTCCGTTCACAAAAGGAGGCGGTGGATCAATTACCTCTGAATTTCAAAAGAAACGTCTGTTAACCGGCGGTGCAGATCATAAAGGAACGGATCGTTCCGGTGATGTATTTGTCAATCCATATGACCTTGATTTCAAGGTCATTGAGAAATCGATTACTAGCGGTAGAAGTCTCTACGTAGATATAGACGTCGTTCAAAAAGATAATACCACTGTGACTAAACAGCATAACGTCGGAATGGTTCAAGGTAAGCGCACCGATAATGGCTCCTATACCTTCATGAAAATCACGACAGAAACGAACCCCGTTACTAAGGTTAGTGTAATCAAATTAAAGGAAATTACTCAGGCAGACTTAGATCGCCACAATCAAATCAATGAGAATGACAAACTCACCTTTGAATTGCTTACGGAAGAAGCAAAACAAGGAGGTATTCACTCAAACGGTAATTCAGTTACTTCATCTGCGGTTATTAATGGACAAGAGTATTTCTTTACGGCTAAGCATATTTATGATAAAATCGATTATTCAAAATATAAAGACGGAAAGATTAGAAAGGGCGAGAATATTGGTCCAGTCGGGTCAACAGGTTATTCTACTGGACCCCATGGTCACTTTGAGATATATACGATGAAAAAGCCGGACACCACAAACCCGTTCCTTTATCACTACGATCCAGAAACAGGAAGGTATTATCTTCACCAGACTTATTTTAATCGAAGAGTCCTTGGTAAAAAATAG
- a CDS encoding response regulator transcription factor, producing the protein MSKHRILVVEDIHSIREAVKDILVQQYQVFDAENYDEAVKILDTEHIDLVITDIRMPGKSGLDLIKTIQKEHPQVQYSLMTAYNINDYINFAYQHDIWNIIPKYSFLDINLITVMVKKLLLKDIFGVEKYFSSGFQLTEESGEGFSVPPENGVVFRKISSDKERNHFCNRIGAFLIEKGAPNAVHQILEELTSNAMIRAPRDSKGNSKYQYELPSRDLLVPLEHIQLADTDYFEIGYGIAENSYIIVVRDHFGSLNKKEILKRLDRHITVEGPTGLPSGLADSHGRGLYICREISDQLIFNIEKDRRTEIIALLDKQTNKGYKSLSIYEV; encoded by the coding sequence TTGTCCAAGCATAGGATCTTAGTCGTAGAAGATATTCACTCCATTCGGGAGGCGGTCAAAGATATATTGGTGCAGCAATACCAAGTCTTTGATGCTGAAAATTACGATGAAGCGGTCAAAATCCTAGACACAGAACATATTGATCTAGTGATCACTGATATTCGAATGCCTGGTAAATCCGGCTTGGACCTGATCAAGACCATTCAGAAGGAACATCCTCAGGTCCAGTATTCCTTGATGACCGCGTATAATATCAACGACTATATCAACTTCGCTTATCAACATGATATCTGGAATATTATTCCTAAGTATTCATTCTTAGATATCAATTTGATCACTGTGATGGTGAAGAAGCTCCTCTTAAAGGATATCTTCGGTGTAGAAAAATACTTCAGCTCTGGCTTTCAACTCACGGAAGAAAGCGGAGAAGGCTTTTCTGTGCCTCCCGAAAACGGAGTTGTCTTTCGCAAGATCAGCTCGGACAAAGAAAGAAATCATTTCTGCAATCGGATCGGAGCCTTTCTAATCGAGAAAGGTGCTCCAAATGCAGTGCATCAGATTTTAGAAGAACTCACTTCGAATGCAATGATACGTGCGCCTAGAGATTCTAAGGGAAATTCTAAATACCAATACGAACTACCATCTAGGGACTTGCTCGTTCCATTGGAACATATACAACTTGCAGATACCGATTATTTTGAAATAGGTTACGGGATCGCGGAGAATTCGTATATCATAGTAGTCAGAGATCATTTCGGTTCTTTGAATAAGAAAGAGATCTTGAAACGATTGGACAGACATATCACTGTCGAAGGTCCTACAGGGCTTCCTTCGGGGCTTGCAGATTCTCACGGGCGAGGTCTTTATATTTGCAGAGAGATCTCCGATCAATTGATCTTTAATATTGAAAAAGACAGAAGGACCGAGATCATCGCGCTGTTAGACAAGCAGACGAATAAGGGATACAAGTCTCTTTCTATCTATGAGGTTTGA
- the secG gene encoding preprotein translocase subunit SecG, protein MGFITGTILVLFVFVSLFLILLVMIQTGKGGMGGVLGGGASQSVFGSSTADVLTKATRVAGLLFLALSLILSFLFAKTSGYNTAPAPEILPPPAVEGAQEPQGGTNAPPANTAPAAAPATSPAGQPKP, encoded by the coding sequence ATGGGATTTATCACCGGAACCATTCTAGTTCTTTTCGTTTTCGTTAGCCTTTTTCTGATCCTTCTCGTCATGATCCAAACCGGAAAAGGCGGAATGGGAGGAGTCTTGGGCGGAGGTGCAAGCCAATCCGTTTTCGGTTCTTCTACTGCGGACGTTTTGACCAAGGCAACCCGAGTAGCTGGGCTTCTTTTTTTGGCGCTTTCCTTGATTCTTTCTTTCCTTTTTGCTAAGACTAGCGGATACAATACTGCCCCAGCTCCGGAAATTCTTCCGCCTCCGGCAGTAGAAGGAGCACAGGAACCCCAAGGAGGGACAAATGCCCCACCGGCAAATACAGCGCCTGCAGCCGCTCCAGCAACTTCTCCCGCAGGCCAACCTAAGCCTTAA
- the tpiA gene encoding triose-phosphate isomerase yields MRPKIIAGNWKMNLSEKEALALATGLKEKLPSRLGDKKAVVFPSSIHLASVARILENSPVSVGAQNIYPSPLTAMTGETGPDQLSELGIGFALVGHSERRQFLKETSVFCNQKISYLAKNGFTAIYCVGETLEEREAGKTFEVLSKQIQEGLGSIPSDIFPRIWVAYEPVWAIGTGKVASPAQAQEAHAFIRKEISGLFQNGKSIADTTPILYGGSVKADNVKELLGQPDIDGGLVGGASQKLDSFLALF; encoded by the coding sequence ATGCGCCCTAAGATCATAGCAGGTAACTGGAAAATGAATCTTTCCGAGAAGGAAGCCTTGGCTCTTGCCACTGGCTTAAAAGAGAAATTGCCTTCTCGCCTCGGAGATAAAAAGGCCGTAGTATTTCCTTCCTCCATTCATTTAGCTTCTGTCGCGCGGATCCTGGAGAATTCTCCAGTTTCCGTCGGAGCTCAGAATATATACCCTTCCCCACTGACTGCAATGACCGGCGAAACTGGTCCGGACCAATTGTCCGAACTTGGGATCGGTTTTGCTCTAGTCGGTCACTCAGAAAGAAGACAATTCCTGAAAGAGACTAGCGTATTCTGTAATCAAAAGATCTCTTATCTTGCTAAGAACGGTTTTACCGCAATCTATTGTGTGGGAGAAACCTTAGAAGAAAGAGAAGCAGGCAAGACTTTCGAAGTATTGAGTAAGCAGATCCAAGAAGGATTGGGTTCTATCCCAAGCGATATATTCCCGAGAATCTGGGTTGCCTATGAGCCAGTTTGGGCCATTGGAACCGGAAAGGTAGCAAGCCCTGCCCAAGCGCAAGAGGCGCATGCATTTATCCGAAAAGAGATATCTGGTCTCTTTCAAAACGGAAAATCAATCGCAGATACGACTCCGATTCTGTATGGAGGTTCGGTCAAGGCTGATAACGTGAAGGAACTCCTAGGCCAACCCGATATAGACGGAGGATTGGTAGGTGGAGCAAGCCAGAAGCTGGACAGCTTTCTCGCTCTATTCTAA